Genomic segment of Acomys russatus chromosome 9, mAcoRus1.1, whole genome shotgun sequence:
AGGAGTAGTATGCTATCCGTGCCTGCTAGAGATTAGGATGCTAGGTTACGCGTGTTTGTTCATCAGGATTGCCCAGAAATATAACTACAAACCATCACAAAGGAGACAGCTCTGATTTATAATCAGCCTCTAAGCCCATCCTCAAATCAAAGAGCAGGCCTCTAACAAGCTGCTCAGGGGGGCATTACACGGTCACAAGTAACACTAATGCTTGGTGTGCCATAAAGGTCCAGGTTTCTTCTGAGAAAAGCAAAGTTCTGGCCCATGGGCAAGCCATCTGGTGACacctttgaaaaggaaaaacactgtTGTGTTGAGGACTAGTTGATCAAGCATAGCTTTTCCTGAGGTCCTCGGGTATGAAGAATGACTTAGCACCTTCTCAAACCCAGGAACATGATTGGCAGAGCTACTAACAACCTGGGGCCTAGGCGTTGGCAGCTTTCCTTAAGGCCAGAGGTATAGACTGAAAAAAACCAGAGTTCCTTCTCTAAAACCAGAATATGCTTGGGAGAGCTGGTATTGGGCTGGAGCCAGGACCTTTGGGAGGGCTTGCTTCAGATCCTGAGAACCCAACCCTTCCCACCACATGGGGCTGTGGTGATCAGTCGGTCCCAAGGCCACTGTGGGCTTGGTCAGCAATGTCCTTTGGATGCCCAGCGTTCCCTTGTGCGTCATTGTTATATTAGATCCTGCTGAGTTTGTCCCATTGTGTGATAGTTTCTGCTGCCTTCCTAGAAGTCTCCTGTCTGCTTCCATTGCTCCCCTGGAAGTAGTGGACAAGCTGCTCTTCTTAAGACGCTTACTTGACATAGCCAGACTTGTGCAACCTCTCTCCACCCCAGCTTTTTTACTTCCTAACTTCTACTTTTTCTATCTTTACATCCTCTGGGACACTACACTTAGCACCATCTGGAccttaggaggccaaggcaggcagattgaggccagcctggtctacaaagtgagttcaggactcACAGAGTcctggctacagagagaaaccttgtattaaaaaagaaaaaaatgtttctgagacaagataATGTTGACTCATAGCCTTGATCTCAGTCTGTTGCTTCTCTGGGTAATGACCTTGCTTTCCTCCTGATTAAACTTTCTAAAGTCTTACATTGAGGGACAGCGCcacaacagaattttaaaattacccATTTGAGTCATGTAATGAACCGTCCATTGCAGTCACAGGAAAAGGGTTTGCACATGGAGCATGGCTTCAGCCCTCACTGGAACTGGAGGAACAGTTTACAGTGTGCACTGCAGGGTGAAACAGGGCAGGTAATAGCTGTGTCACAGACTAAAGTATAAGGCAGTCAGCTTCCGGGGTCACCATTATGAAGAAAGACCTGACTGGGGCGGgtgagtgatttttaaattttgtaacatGTATTAATTCATGCATGTGAATGAAAACAGACCATATTGGTGGGTGTACGGTTTGGGGAGGTTAGCTAAAGCCAATGATTATTAAATTTCCAGGTACAGAAAGTCCTATAGAGAAATGTGCAATCCTCTTTGACATAGTTAAGTCAGCTCAGAAATTTTAGACACAGGCCTTTAGCTGTAGCTGTGTGTGTCAGGTCACAGGTCTCAGCAGCTAAAATTGCACACAGGAGCAATGTCTAATATAAGTGATGCATTTTTCAATTatatgtatctttttcttttttctttttatattattttacatattttttattttttacatgtacatttttattattacacatgtatacaataaactacatacagcaagaagaaccacaaaataatcaggaattatataaatgttacattcttagtgttttggctatttgtatttggcagccttaaagagaACAcctttctatcttggtgtgtctagaattctgaatataaatccatatctatcatatctcctcattatcaacttaaaacatctatctagacctaaaaacaccttaaccactaaacaactaagcttaattgtaaaactaaactatctggtcttcaaccccctcagagaggtgagaaggaataaaattaattacctgagtatacagggggtgcacattagcagcttcccaagtgagaaaatgacagagacagtttgcttcctgagtagtcacccaaaaccctctataatgttggagcatcatcttcaagtaagcaagtcctcaatagttcctgattcacaaacatgtctgtcagatatattggttccttttcttttttccttctcttttttattaatttattcagattacatctcaattattatcacctagcttgtctcctcccgttcctccctccgtCACTCCTACACCCTATTTCcgtcccctaggtctgtgacagaagcggacttcctcccacaccatatggccacagcctatcaagtctcatcttggtagctttcctattctttctctgagtgccacgaaatctccccaccaaggggaagcagtcaaatatggggcactagggtttatgtccaagtcagtccctactctccacacaactgtgggcAATGTCCCATCccttggctagatcagagtaggggttcaacatttattgcatgtattgtccttggtgcagtattttgagcagacccccctgggtccagatatgtccatcatgatgttcttcttgtaggtttctaggactgtctgtctggatccttctatttccccattctcccatacttccctcacctagagtcccaaaaggaggTCCcgcatctattccaatctcctagtaagtgaagactttgaggggatatccctgttgggctagtgtccaattataagtgagtatataccatgtgagtctttctgagtctgaattAACTCAATCAATatggatcatttctagttccatccatttgcccacaaatttcaggatttccttgtttttaatagctgagtagtattccatagtgtaaatgtgccaccatttctttatccattcttccactgagggacatttaggttgtttccaggttctggctattatgaataaggctactatgaacatgattgagcatatgtccttgtgtggtggagcattttctggttatattccgaagagtggaatagatgggtcttgaggtatccctatccccagtattctgagaaagcaccagattgatttccaaagtggttgtacaagtttgcattcccaccaaaaATGTgacaccagcatgtggtgtcacttgagttcttgatcttggccattcagatgggtataagatggaatctcagagttgttttgctttgcatttctctgatgtctaagaacgttgagtatttctttaagtgtttctcagccattcgatagtcctctgctaagaattctctgtttaattctgagccctattttttaattgggttatttggtttggtggtgtttaatttcttgagctctttatatattttggatattagacctttgtcagatgtagggttggtgaagatcttttcctagtgtgtaggctgtcactttgttctgttgacagagtcttctgccttatagaagcttctcagcctcttgaggtcccatttagtaattgttaaccttaaggcctgggctgttggtgttctgttcaggaagttgtctcctgtgccaatgagactcaggctcttccctacttttttttctaacagattcagtgtttctggttttatgttgagttctttaatccacttggacttgagttttgtgcatggtgataaatatgggtccaattgcatttttctacatgtagacatccagttagaccagtaccatttgttgaatatgctatcctttttccattgaatagtttggcttctttgtcaaaaatcaagtgtccatatctgtgtggattcatttctgggtctttgattcaatttaattgatcaaccagcctattgctgtgtcagtaccatgctgttttaattactgttgctctatagtacagcttgagatcaggtatggagattcctcctgaggatcttttattgtacaggattgttttagctgtgctgggttttttgtttttccatatgaagttgagacttgatctttcaatgtctttttaaaattgtgtaagtattttgatagggattgcattgaatctgtaaattgcttttagtaagatggtcatttttactatgttaattctcctgatccacaaacaagggagatccctccatcttctgatgtcatcttcgaTCACTCtcctcagagatttaaagtttttttcaagtaagtccttcacttgcttggttagagttactcctagatattttatattgcttgtggctattgtgaagggtgtagttttcctaatttcttcatctgtttgtcatttgtatataggaaggctactgacatttttgagttaatttcatatccagccactttgctgaacatgtttttcagctgtaggagttctctggcggAATTCTGgaagtcacttatgtacactatcatatcatctacaaatagggataatttgacttcctcctttcccatttggatccccttgatctccttttgttgtcttattgatctagctaaaacttcaaaaactgtattgaagagatatggaaaaagtgggcagccttgcctagtccccgattttagaggaatttccttgagtatctctctattTGATTTGactttggctattggcttgctgtatatagcctttgttatgtataggtatgtgccttgtatccctgatccctccaaaactttaaacatgaatgggtattagattttatcaaatgctttttctgcatctaaaggagatgatcatgtggtttttttttttttttctttcattttgtttatatggtggattacattgatgaatttccgtatattaaaccatccctgcatgcctggaatgaaacctacctggtcatggtgaatgatatctttgatctgtttttgtatttgttttgcgagtattttattgagtatttttgcatcaatgtccataagagaacttggtctgaaattctctttctgtgttagctctttgtgaggtttaggtatcaaagtaactgtggcctcatagaatgagtttggtaatggtccatccatttctatcttttggggtcgtttgaagagtatcagtattagctcttctttgaaggctCTGtgatgaaaccatctggccctgggctttttttggttgggacactattaatgactgcttctatttctgtaggggaaataagactatttagattgtttatctgatcttgattcagttttggtaagtggaatcaatcaagaaagttgtccatttctcttagattttcaaaattttgtggcatatatgcctttgaagtaggatcttatgattctttgtatttcttcagcgtctgttgttatgcctcccttttcatttctgattttgttgatttggatagtgtctctcttccttttagttagtttggctaatggtttgtctatcttgttgattttctcaaagaaccagctcctggttttgttgattctttgaattgttctctttgtttctaatttattgattgcAGCCctatgtttgattatttccagacgtctacttctcttgggtgtttccgtttcttttttttttttttttttttttttttttttttctaggtctttcagatgtgtcgttaagttgcttttatgtgatgtttccaatttctttataaaggcacttaatactatgaattttcctcttagcactgttttcaatgtgtcccacaaatttgggtatgttgttccttcattttcattgagtttcagCAAGTCCCTAATTTCTATCCTTATTtgttccttgacccaggtgtcattaagtagagagttatttagtttccatgtgtataggcgtttgttatttctgttgttgttgaagccttagaccatgatggtctgataggacacaaggtattatttcaaccttcttgtatctattgagacttggtAGTTATGTTAGAACATCTTTGTCAGGAAATGAGTGGAGGAAGAACCGaaattatatgaatatgttttcagTAAAGTGTGCATTTCCAATGTTGTCACTATCATGCTTTCTGTTGTACTCGTGTATGTGATGttttaggatgcagtgacctatgatgatgtgcatgtgaactttactcaggaagagtgggctttgctggatccttcccagaagactctctacaaagatgtgatgctggagacctacaggaacctcaCTGCCATAGGTAAGActgtgaaatttctttcttttttttttttttttttttaataagaggaCAACTTTATCTTTGTTATTGATGCTCTTCTGTAATGTCAactgagaaggaggaagaattaGGTTCATaaatcagatttatttattgaagatTCATTGAAGATAGTAacttattttgcttaattttcaGTAACATATCATACATTTTCTGATACTATATTTTAGGTTATAACTGGGAAGACCATAATATTGAAGAACATCGTCAAAGGtctagaagacatggaaggtaaTTTCCATGTGCAAGCTGACACAAATATGCCTCTGAAGACATTTTAATGTGCCGTGGATGTTTTAAGGAAAAGCCACAGTGTAAATAAACACAGCTTCTAGTGTATTGATAATTATTAAAGTCTCACAAAACCATGCATCTCACTGTCAGATATCTGATTTGTGTTTTCAAGGCATTCTTTTAAGAAAGAGGACAAGGACACAATGTCTTAATGAATATCACCATTTTATTCATAGCCCATTTAGAGCTATACTGTAGAACTGCCAATCCCTTTAGTCTTATGCCACTCAGATATTGCAAAACGTGTACCGTTTCATAGGTGATGAGTATGTGTCTATAACCTTCTAATAAGCAAATAGTCCATAGTAAAATTGGTGTTACTTGAAGTGACGTTGCTAAGTTTAGTGAGAGGGGCAGTTTATATGGGAGGACAGAAAGTTGCTTTCAAGAAAACTTAATCCCTATACCACATGTCTATGAGGGACAAAAAGTGAAACTCTGAGCCCGGctaggtggcacatgcctttaattccagcactcaggaggcaggcggtctatgtgagttccaggcaagcttggtctacaaagggagtccaggacagccaaggctacagagagaaacactgtctccaaaagcaaaacaaaaaaaaaacaaaaaaaaaaacaaaagaaaaaacatacatacatacatacatacaattcaAACTCTGTGAATGAAGTGttgaaaccttttcttttttctttcataggtaCCGTATATAATGTGACAATGGATACAAGTCCTATATGCATagggatattgaaagaagcaaTGTATCTCTCTCCCAAATAATTAGAAGATATATAGTAGTCCTCAGTTAGAGTAGACTTGTTGAATGTGATACAAGTTTACAATTAACTGGTTTCCTAACTGCATTGTCAATACATCAACAAGTTCACACTGCAGAAAATCCCTCTGAGTACTAGGAATGTGGAAATTTTTCTGTTCCGGTTCACTTTGCAAATGTAGCATGTATGACCCACACTAGAGGAAAATTTATAAATGCATtcagtgtggtaaagctctgagttcttccaATTATCTTCAAATATATGGGAAAATCTCATAGGAAAAAGATGCTGTGTGAGCCATGTAATAAATGCTCTTATCATCACAGGAATcttcaaagatgaaaaacaatGCATACTGAAGGGGAGCACCATGAATATAAACAAAGTGATAAAACTTAAAATCTGATTTCTCTTTACCATTAGACCAACCTGCAAAATTAGTTCATACAGATAAAAGGATTCATCAGTGTAATTAATGTAGTAAAGCTCTCACATGTGCCAATTATTTTCACAGGCATGGAAGAagccatactggagagaaaccctctGAATATACTGAGCATAGTAAAGACTTTGCAGGTCACAGTCATcctcaaaggcatgaaagaattcatactgaggagaaaccctatgaatgtaaccaatgtgggaAAGTGTATACACATCACTGTGATCTCATgagacataaaagaacacacactggagagaaaccttacgaatgtaatcaatgtgatgAAGCCTTTTCACAACACAGTAGTCTCCTAATACATacaagaacacatactggagagaaaccctatgaatgtaagtaATATGAGAAAGCCTTTGCAGATTCCAGTAGTCTCCgaaaacataaaagaacacatactggagagaaatcttacaaatgtaatcagtgtggtaaagccttttcacTATGCAGTACTCTTcgaagacataaaaaaaaaacacatactggagagaaacctgttGAGTGTAatcagtgtgggaaagcctttgcacgtcacagtcatcttcaaaggtaTGAacgaattcatactggagagaaatc
This window contains:
- the LOC127193874 gene encoding zinc finger protein 431-like isoform X1, whose product is MDAVTYDDVHVNFTQEEWALLDPSQKTLYKDVMLETYRNLTAIGYNWEDHNIEEHRQRSRRHGRHGRSHTGEKPSEYTEHSKDFAGHSHPQRHERIHTEEKPYECNQCGKVYTHHCDLMRHKRTHTGEKPYECNQCDEAFSQHSSLLIHTRTHTGEKPYECK
- the LOC127193874 gene encoding zinc finger protein 431-like isoform X2; translated protein: MDAVTYDDVHVNFTQEEWALLDPSQKTLYKDVMLETYRNLTAIGYNWEDHNIEEHRQRSRRHGR